A stretch of Heterodontus francisci isolate sHetFra1 chromosome 44, sHetFra1.hap1, whole genome shotgun sequence DNA encodes these proteins:
- the LOC137355957 gene encoding probable G-protein coupled receptor 139 — MAGGYDRDTGMRCGLVLGVTANWLVLIPRVDPAFTVTFLGYRGLFLLVMFFKCSPTSPLPLFISFNLLAIVILSRGKCGLSTCTTRYLVAMATADLLVIITDIILWRSSYYYFPESFLNITPVCSFIAALRFEATDCSVWFTVTFSFDRFVAICCQKLKTKYCTEKTAAVVLATTCILLCLENIPYCFLYVPGVIIDNVRWGCEISPDYYNQPAGVAFDWLDTVLTPFLPFVLILLFNALTVRHIIVASRVRKGLRGHSNEENRSDPEMESRRKSVILLFTISGSFILLWLMYFIYFSICNIAVINLEDYTDSSYVVGQVGFMLQILSCCTNTFIYGATQSKFREQVKNAVKYPVTSI, encoded by the exons ATGGCTGGTGGCTACGACAGAGACACTGGAAtgaggtgtgggctggtgcttggggtcaCGGCCAACTGGCTGGTCCTCATCCCGAGGGTCGATCCAGCATTCACCGTCACTTTCCTGGGCTACAGAGGCCTTTTCCTCTTAGTCATGTTTTTCAAGTGTTCGCCCACCTCCCCGCTCCCACTGTTTATCAGCT ttaatttactggcgattgtaatcctgtcccggggaaagtgcggactctccacctgcaccacacgctacctggtggccatggcaacggcggatctactggtcattatcactgatatcATACTGTGGCGgagcagttattattatttcccagaatctttcctgaacatcacccctgtgtgtagttttATCGCTGCCCTTCGTTTtgaagccacagactgttctgtctggttcaccgtcactttctccttcgatcgatttgtggccatttgttgccagaagctgaaaactaaatattgcaccgagaaaactgcagctgtggttctcgcaacaacctgcattctgctctgtttagaaaACATCCCCTACTGCTTTCTGTATGTACCTGGagtgataatcgacaatgtacgatGGGGCTGTGAAATAAGCCCAGACTATTATAATCAGCCTGCAGGAGTGGCATTTGACTGGCTGGATACGGTTTTAACCCCATTTCTACCATtcgttttaattctgttgttcaacgctctgacagtcagacacattatcgtggccagtcgagtccgtaagggactgaggggtcacagCAAtgaagagaatcgcagtgacccagagatggagagcagaaggaagtctgtgattttactcttcaccatatctggcagtttcatacttctctggttgatgtattttatataTTTCTCAATTTGTAATATTGCAGTGATAAATCTCGAGGATTACACTGATTCTTCCTATGTCGTTGGACAAGTAGGATTCATGTTGCAGattctaagttgctgcacaaatacatttatttatggggctacacagtccaagttcagagagcaggtcaagaacgccgtgaaatatccggttacatcaatt